Below is a genomic region from Aneurinibacillus migulanus.
TCACCGATAACGGATTGATCAACGCCATCTATGGCGCTTCGCAGTCCTCTTGCAATGAATTTATTATCAACCTGCTCGATTTCCTGCTCAAGGGAGAGCAATCCTTCTCGACGCGCCTTGCCGGCCAATTCCTCCATCTGATTTACCAGACCAAGATAGTCCATTTTCTGCTCGGTAAACAGCTTTTTGAACAACTTCGGTACATTCTTCAATTCTTTCATCGGCAATGAAAGAGTAACGGCGCCAATTGTACCACCAAGAACCAGTACAAACGAAGATGCACTCCATAGCAAACTAAGATTACCACCGTCATAGAAAAAACCGAACGCCGCAGCAGCTAAAGCTATGGCAATACCAATAAGTGAGGCTAAATCCATTTGACATCCCCTATTTCTTTCTTTGGTAATTTCTATCCTTATTATTTCCCTTTAATATATATCGGCATAAACAATTCAAAATCAAGAAGATTTTTAGCGAATTTATTTCGCCATATTACAAAAAACAAAAAAAACGCCGTTACCGGCGCTTTTTCCTTCTATAATTATTCATTTTCTGTTTCTTCTATCGAAGTATGCTTTGCTTTTGCAATGAACGGGAGGGCCAAAATCGCAGCGCACATGGTTGAGGTAAATACCATCTCAGCAATGACAATCGCATTCCACATACCGTAACCGCTCCTTTTCAAAAATATAAAGATTCACACTATAACTACCATTATTTTACTCTATATGTCACAAAATTGTCAATAATTACGCAACCATTTTGACAAAAACAAGCAGAGAAATCTATTGAAAAATCAATACTTACTCATATTGGATGCCATTCACTTTCCACTTTCCGTCTTCCTTCACTAACAGTACAGTTTCTGTATGAGATGGCATTTGCCAGGGGCCTTCTTCGGCCGGATAATATTGCGATACATGAACTGTTCCTTCACTTATACTAATCTTTGTACGGTAATCCCACGAAAAGTCAGGAATAAATAAATACATATCATCTGAGCCCGGAACCCACCATACCGTTTCACCCTGTCTGTTTTTCTCCGATACAAGACGTTCCTGCAAAAATGCGCGAGAAAATTCTTCTGTCATATACGGCTGAATCCTCTCCAAGGCTTCCAGCCTTGTCATTGGTTCATTTAATGCGTATTGCGCATCAGCGGCCTGTCGCAGCAGAGAACGGATAACCTCTTTCTCTGGCATATTGCTTTGCGCCGCCAAAGCGAGGGAGCCCGATGTCGTCCCCGTTACCTGTATACCGGCTACCGGCATAAAGAAAATAGCAAATACGGTTGCAATCACTCCGACGCTTTTCCATACATATTGCATCGTGCAACACTCCTTTTCCAAATTTTTCACGGGACTTAATTCAGCGTATTGTTATAAAAATAAATTCATTCACAATTACTGTACTTTACCACTAAATTTTTTGATTCAAAGCCACGTTAATAAAAAAAGGACTTCCGGTACAAACCGGGAGTCCTTTTATACAAAACGGCTTCTTTTTTTCTTTTTCCACACATAGTAAGCTACCAGTGCCACTAAGGTAACAAGAACAGCCACATCTCCATAATGGAGATATGTTTTAATTGCCGTCCAGTTTTCTCCAAGGATCCACCCTACATAAGCAAGCATGGTACACCAGATAGTCGTTCCGACAAAGCTGTAAACAATAAAACGAAGAAACGGGGCACGGGCCATCCCCATCGGTAACGAGATGAATGTACGGATCGCTGGAAGTAAGCGGGTAAAAAAACCCACACTATCTCCATGCCGGGCTAACCAACGCTGTGCCCGCCTCACTTCATTCAACGGAAAAACATAACGTAATGGTCCTTCAAGCAAGTGACCGTACTTGTAGCCAATGATATATGCAATGATACAGCCTATCGTTCCACCAATACTGCCAGCAGCGATGGCAGCAAACAAACTCATCTCTCCTTGTGCAGCAAGAAAGCCGGCAAACGGCATAATCAGCTCACTCGGAATCGGAATACATGCGCTCTCAAAGAGCATTCCAAAAAAGACACCGGTATAACCCAGATAGTTGATAATAGCGGTAATCCAAGAACCGATGGCTTCAATTATCTCCCCCATAAGTTCGTCCCCCTTTATCAACTATCCTATACACGAAATCAGTTTGTAGAACCTTTCATAGCTTCTTTTTCATCGGCACCCGTTTCATCTGTCTGATTTTGCAGCGGATTCTCCAATAACTCTCTAATATACTCTTGAGTTCGCTCTGGACGTGGGTCGATTACTTGAGCGCCATTAACCGTCTTCTCACGCAAGATATTGGCAGGCGGAATTTGCTCAGTCTGCAAATGCGTCACATCCAATTTATACGTGAGATTAGCCAGGCGTAGCATATCGCTCGAACTCATATTCGTCGTTACGTATGGCGATACAGCTTCCAGCACGCTCGGAATTCTCCATATGCTCGTACTTTTTGTAGCCTGCTCAGCCAAGGCTTTTAGCAGCTTGCGCTGACGCTCCGTCCGGCTGAAATCCCCCATCTTATCATGACGGAAGCGCGCGTACTGCAGCGCTTTGCGCCCATCCAGATGCTGCTGCCCCTTCTTGAGAATAATATCGTAATAACCGTTCTCTTCATACAGATAGTATTCCATATCTTTTTCTACATACAAATCTACGCCGCCCAGCGCGTCTACCACTTTTTCAAAGCCTTTAAAATCGGTAGTTACATAATACTGAATCGGCAGTCCCGTCAAATTCTCTACTGTTTGCGCCATTAACTCAGGTCCGCCAACCTCGTATGCCGTATTAATCCGGCTCTTCCGATAACCCGGAATTTCCACCCAAGAATCCCGTAGAATAGAAAAGAGCTGCGCTTTTTTCGTCTCAGGATCAATGCTGGCCACAAGGATGGAATCCGAACGCGTTGACTCTTCGTTCTCCCGCTTATCGACACCCATCAACAGGATATTCACACGCTCCTTCCCTGTCCATTCCGGCAGAGACGTAGCGGTGCCCGGTTGCTGAATCTTCGACGTAAACGAATAAAAGGAATATGCGTAATAACCGCCAATTCCTATCGCACCCAATAGAAGCACAACAAAAACTACGCGCAGTATGCTTCTCAACACTCTCATCGAATCACAAAACACCCTTTCTTTACAGTGAGCAAAACACCATCCCCTATTATACCGTATCAGAATGTCTTATCACTACGTTTATTTCATGCTATGTACCCAATGTTTTCTTCAGTAGTATTTACTTGCACACTTCATCCTATATAACTCTCCTTATGATGCTGGCATATCCAGAAAAAAAGACAGGGCTTTGCCTGTCCCCTGTCATTTACCGTTTCATAAACTTATGAATTCTTTTTCCGCCTTAAAACTGATGAAAAATGAAATAAAAAAAGAGAAGTCCCAACAAAACCTTCTCTTTTTTATTTCATTGCTTATTTTTCAATATCGCCTGTCCAATCAAGCATGCCGCCGACCATATTTTTGACATGGTAACCGCGCTCACTCAGCCATTCTGAAGCCATGCCGCTTCGATTACCGCTCCGACATACCATAATGTATTCCTTATCCTTGTCCAGTTCATGTAGCCGTTCTGGAATCTGGTTCAACGGAATATGCTTTGCGCCCGGAACGCGCCCTGCCGCATACTCATCATCTTCTCTAACATCAATCAAGTGCAAGTTTTCACCTTGCTTAAGCCGTTCGTTCACTTCATGTGTTGAAACTTCACCATATACGCTCACGCTGTCGCCTCCTTCATAATACATGTTAATCTGTACAATCTTATTATACCTCTTATATACCTGTAAATAAGGTGAATGAAGAAAGCCAGGCGCTCAAACGCTGCATTTGTCCCGTATAAATTAGTACGCCCATAGCAATAAGAATCCAACCACTCACATTTTTGATAACAGGCATCCAACGGTTCAAACGGCGGATTGCCTTGACGGAATACAACATAATAAAAGAAATAATAAAGAAAGGGATGGCTAACCCGAGCGAATAAACGCTTAGCAGGAACATTCCGGTATTGACGGTTTCCGCATTACCGGCCAGAAGCAAAATCGACGACAGGGCCAGACCTACACAAGGGGTCCAACCTGCGGCAAAAGCCATGCCTAACAGAAGCGAAGAGAACCACTTGCCCGCCTGTATGCGCGACATATCGAACCGCTTCTCACGCGCCAAAAATCCGAGCTTCAGCCAACCTATCGTCTGAAAACCGAATATAACAATCAAAATACCGCTTAATTGTTCGAATAGCTCGCGATTCGACCGAAGGAATTGACCAAGATAGCTGGCCGTCGCCCCAAATATAACAAAGATAATGGAAAACCCAATAATAAAAAACAAGGAACGAACCAATAGAGTACCACGCCGGATAGCCAGCTTGTCATCCTGTACCATTCCTCCTGTCAAATGAGTTATGTATGCAGGAATCAATGGAAAAACACAGGGTGAAAAAAATGATATTAAGCCAGCAAACCAGGCGAAAGAAACGGATACAGATTGCTGCATATTACCACCTCTCTAAGCATTTTCGCACATTCGCTTCACAAAGTGCAATAAATGGAATTGCTTTTTACTCATTAGCCTCTGAGAGTTTCACCATCCCGCCACAATTCAGCTGGCAAACAACAGTTCAACTAGAAAGTATTGAATACTATCATAAATAACGAATTAAAGATGTTTCTCACTCTATATGTAGTCGTATGTCAAAATAGAAATACCTGAAAAGCAACTGCTATGGAACATCCGGTTCATTGTTCCGACATACAAATTCAATTTCTCTCTGCGGGCGTGTATCTACATCCAGGATGGTCTTCATAATCTTAATTGCGTTCCGGTTATCTTCTGCATAATTGGAGGCAATGCAATCCGACGGGATATACAGGTGAAAGTCACGCATATACGCGTCATTCGCTGTAAACAGTATGCAACTGTTCCCCGCTACTCCTGCCAAAATAAGCGTTTCTACCTTCAAATATGCAAGCAGCGTATCAAGCACTGTAGAATAAAATGCCGAATGCTTGGGCTTTAAGACAAAGTAGTCATCTTCATCCGGAAGCAATTTATCTACAAATGGTTTACCGCGTACTTTTTCGTTCGTAGTATGTGCTACCAATTTCAGAAAATCAGACTGCCACTTACCGTAATTATCATTCACATATATGACAGGAACTCCGGCCTCCTTTGCCCGTTTCCTCAGATCCACAATCTGATCTACGATTTCCATTGAATTTTTAAACAACAAATCCCCTTCAGGGTATTCAAAATCATTGATTACATCAATCAAAAGCAATGCTACTTTAGAT
It encodes:
- a CDS encoding cysteine hydrolase family protein; this encodes MSKVALLLIDVINDFEYPEGDLLFKNSMEIVDQIVDLRKRAKEAGVPVIYVNDNYGKWQSDFLKLVAHTTNEKVRGKPFVDKLLPDEDDYFVLKPKHSAFYSTVLDTLLAYLKVETLILAGVAGNSCILFTANDAYMRDFHLYIPSDCIASNYAEDNRNAIKIMKTILDVDTRPQREIEFVCRNNEPDVP
- a CDS encoding DUF3993 domain-containing protein gives rise to the protein MQYVWKSVGVIATVFAIFFMPVAGIQVTGTTSGSLALAAQSNMPEKEVIRSLLRQAADAQYALNEPMTRLEALERIQPYMTEEFSRAFLQERLVSEKNRQGETVWWVPGSDDMYLFIPDFSWDYRTKISISEGTVHVSQYYPAEEGPWQMPSHTETVLLVKEDGKWKVNGIQYE
- a CDS encoding cytochrome c biogenesis CcdA family protein — encoded protein: MQQSVSVSFAWFAGLISFFSPCVFPLIPAYITHLTGGMVQDDKLAIRRGTLLVRSLFFIIGFSIIFVIFGATASYLGQFLRSNRELFEQLSGILIVIFGFQTIGWLKLGFLAREKRFDMSRIQAGKWFSSLLLGMAFAAGWTPCVGLALSSILLLAGNAETVNTGMFLLSVYSLGLAIPFFIISFIMLYSVKAIRRLNRWMPVIKNVSGWILIAMGVLIYTGQMQRLSAWLSSFTLFTGI
- a CDS encoding LCP family protein, which translates into the protein MRVLRSILRVVFVVLLLGAIGIGGYYAYSFYSFTSKIQQPGTATSLPEWTGKERVNILLMGVDKRENEESTRSDSILVASIDPETKKAQLFSILRDSWVEIPGYRKSRINTAYEVGGPELMAQTVENLTGLPIQYYVTTDFKGFEKVVDALGGVDLYVEKDMEYYLYEENGYYDIILKKGQQHLDGRKALQYARFRHDKMGDFSRTERQRKLLKALAEQATKSTSIWRIPSVLEAVSPYVTTNMSSSDMLRLANLTYKLDVTHLQTEQIPPANILREKTVNGAQVIDPRPERTQEYIRELLENPLQNQTDETGADEKEAMKGSTN
- a CDS encoding DedA family protein, translating into MGEIIEAIGSWITAIINYLGYTGVFFGMLFESACIPIPSELIMPFAGFLAAQGEMSLFAAIAAGSIGGTIGCIIAYIIGYKYGHLLEGPLRYVFPLNEVRRAQRWLARHGDSVGFFTRLLPAIRTFISLPMGMARAPFLRFIVYSFVGTTIWCTMLAYVGWILGENWTAIKTYLHYGDVAVLVTLVALVAYYVWKKKKRSRFV
- a CDS encoding rhodanese-like domain-containing protein produces the protein MSVYGEVSTHEVNERLKQGENLHLIDVREDDEYAAGRVPGAKHIPLNQIPERLHELDKDKEYIMVCRSGNRSGMASEWLSERGYHVKNMVGGMLDWTGDIEK